In one window of Macrotis lagotis isolate mMagLag1 chromosome 5, bilby.v1.9.chrom.fasta, whole genome shotgun sequence DNA:
- the MRPL2 gene encoding large ribosomal subunit protein uL2m, producing the protein MSLQALSRALGSLGLASGPPPAAQVMSNVFLQPSSAGVLIACRSFLTSGVLNANIASWKSQTKYTITPIKMRKSGGRDHTGRIKVHGIGGGHKQSYRMIDFLRFRPEHKAKPGPFEEKVIDVRYDPCRSADIALVAGGNRKRWIIATENMQVGDILLNSNHIDRMAVAAQEGNAHPLGALPIGTLINNLESEPGRGAQYIRAAGTCGVLLRKVNGTAIVQLPSKRQMQVLESCIATVGRVSNVDHNKRVIGKAGRNRWLGKRPNSGLWQRKGGWAGRKIKPLPPMKSYVKLPSAAASQ; encoded by the exons ATGTCCCTGCAGGCTCTCTCCCGAGCTCTGGGCTCCCTCGGCCTGGCCTCCGGCCCGCCTCCCGCTGCCCAG GTGATGAGCAATGTCTTCCTCCAGCCTTCCTCAGCTGGGGTGCTAATTGCTTGCCGATCTTTCCTGACCTCTGGAGTCCTTAACGCAAACATTGCTTCCTGGAAGAGTCAAACCAAATATACCATTACACCAATCAAGATGAGGAAGTCAGGGGGTCGTGACCATACAG GTCGCATCAAAGTGCATGGTATTGGTGGAGGCCACAAACAGAGTTACCGGATGATTGACTTTCTTCGTTTTCGACCTGAGCATAAGGCCAAGCCAGGGCCTTTTGAGGAGAAGGTCATTGATGTCCGATATGATCCCTGTAG GTCTGCAGACATTGCCCTCGTTGCTGGGGGCAATAGGAAACGTTGGATCATTGCCACTGAAAATATGCAAGTGGGAGACATACTCCTTAATTCTAACCACATTGATCGCATGGCAG TTGCTGCCCAAGAGGGGAATGCACATCCTTTGGGAGCCCTGCCCATTGGGACTTTGATCAACAACCTGGAGAGTGAGCCAGGGAGGGGTGCCCAGTATATCCGAGCTGCAG GAACATGTGGTGTGCTTTTGCGGAAAGTCAATGGGACAGCTATTGTTCAGTTGCCCTCTAAGAGGCAAATGCAG GTGCTAGAGAGCTGTATCGCCACAGTGGGCCGCGTCTCCAACGTGGATCACAATAAGCGGGTCATCGGAAAGGCCGGGCGAAACCGCTGGCTGGGCAAGAGACCCAACAGCGGCCTGTGGCAGCGCAAGGGAGGCTGGGCTGGGCGAAAGATCAAGCCCTTGCCCCCCATGAAGAGCTACGTGAAGTTGCCTTCCGCCGCCGCCTCCCAATAA